One genomic window of Bactrocera dorsalis isolate Fly_Bdor chromosome 4, ASM2337382v1, whole genome shotgun sequence includes the following:
- the LOC105222180 gene encoding putative nuclease HARBI1 isoform X3 — MEDDVFYSHFRMKKSTFQKLQIAIKPWWNSSETGRLAITLKKALQITIWKLSNNCSFRDVSDRFDVAAGLAYKVFLKIIKMICRLKGDVNKFPKTAAEQKQEEFTNLRYNPFPFVIGCIDGTHIPISRPIRDEISYRNRKGTYSIITQAIVDSRMRFMDAFISCPGACHDASVWQSSSVRKAIISKEIKIYSNYHLLGDGGYPLELFLMVPYRDNGFLTPMQSKYNAILSSTRVVVEQAFGVLKKKNRILKYIEAQRPYMPKLITMACMIVHNIIIENEGYLVDEIDEEKTHTEPQIVEDTTTSGQRETKTKRDAQATLLSA, encoded by the exons AAGTTGCAGATTGCGATTAAGCCCTGGTGGAATTCAAGTGAAACTGGACGTTTAGCAATAACGTTGAAAAAAGCTTTACAAATAACAATTTGGAAGCTAAGCAATAATTGCTCTTTCAGAGATGTCAGCGATCGGTTTGATGTGGCAGCTGGCCTCGCTTATAAGGtgtttctgaaaataattaaaatgatttgCCGCTTGAAGGGAGATGTAAACAAATTTCCCAAAACTGCAGCGgaacaaaaacaagaagaatTTACAAACCTGCGGTATAATCCTTTTCCTTTTGTAATTGGATGCATCGACGGAACTCATATTCCAATTTCGCGGCCAATCAGAGATGAAATCAGCTATCGCAACCGAAAGGGAACGTATTCAATCATTACACag gcTATTGTAGATAGTCGAATGAGGTTTATGGATGCATTTATCAGCTGTCCAGGTGCATGCCACGATGCATCAGTTTGGCAAAGTAGTTCTGTCAGGAAAGCTATAATTAGCAAGGAGATTAAAATCTATTCTAATTACCATTTGTTGGGCGATGGAGGGTATCCATTAGAATTGTTCCTTATGGTGCCCTATCGTGATAACGGGTTCTTAACACCAATGCAGTCAAAATACAATGCGATTCTGTCTTCAACTCGCGTTGTAGTGGAACAGGCATTtggtgttttaaaaaaaaaaaatagaattctCAAATACATCGAAGCTCAACGTCCATATATgccaaaattaattacaatggCATGCATGATTGTTCATAacataataattgaaaatgaagGCTACTTAGTTGATGAAATAGATGAAGAAAAAACACATACTGAGCCCCAAATAGTCGAAGATACGACTACATCGGGACAAAGggagacaaaaacaaaaagggaTGCACAGGCCACGCTATTGTCTGCCTAA
- the LOC105222180 gene encoding putative nuclease HARBI1 isoform X2 encodes MEDDVFYSHFRMKKSIFQKLQIAIKPWWNSSETGRLAITLKKALQITIWKLSNNCSFRDVSDRFDVAAGLAYKVFLKIIKMICRLKGDVNKFPKTAAEQKQEEFTNLRYNPFPFVIGCIDGTHIPISRPIRDEISYRNRKGTYSIITQAIVDSRMRFMDAFISCPGACHDASVWQSSSVRKAIISKEIKIYSNYHLLGDGGYPLELFLMVPYRDNGFLTPMQSKYNAILSSTRVVVEQAFGVLKKKNRILKYIEAQRPYMPKLITMACMIVHNIIIENEGYLVDEIDEEKTHTEPQIVEDTTTSGQRETKTKRDAQATLLSA; translated from the exons ATGGAAGACGATGTATTTTATTCtcattttcgaatgaagaaaAGTATATTTCag AAGTTGCAGATTGCGATTAAGCCCTGGTGGAATTCAAGTGAAACTGGACGTTTAGCAATAACGTTGAAAAAAGCTTTACAAATAACAATTTGGAAGCTAAGCAATAATTGCTCTTTCAGAGATGTCAGCGATCGGTTTGATGTGGCAGCTGGCCTCGCTTATAAGGtgtttctgaaaataattaaaatgatttgCCGCTTGAAGGGAGATGTAAACAAATTTCCCAAAACTGCAGCGgaacaaaaacaagaagaatTTACAAACCTGCGGTATAATCCTTTTCCTTTTGTAATTGGATGCATCGACGGAACTCATATTCCAATTTCGCGGCCAATCAGAGATGAAATCAGCTATCGCAACCGAAAGGGAACGTATTCAATCATTACACag gcTATTGTAGATAGTCGAATGAGGTTTATGGATGCATTTATCAGCTGTCCAGGTGCATGCCACGATGCATCAGTTTGGCAAAGTAGTTCTGTCAGGAAAGCTATAATTAGCAAGGAGATTAAAATCTATTCTAATTACCATTTGTTGGGCGATGGAGGGTATCCATTAGAATTGTTCCTTATGGTGCCCTATCGTGATAACGGGTTCTTAACACCAATGCAGTCAAAATACAATGCGATTCTGTCTTCAACTCGCGTTGTAGTGGAACAGGCATTtggtgttttaaaaaaaaaaaatagaattctCAAATACATCGAAGCTCAACGTCCATATATgccaaaattaattacaatggCATGCATGATTGTTCATAacataataattgaaaatgaagGCTACTTAGTTGATGAAATAGATGAAGAAAAAACACATACTGAGCCCCAAATAGTCGAAGATACGACTACATCGGGACAAAGggagacaaaaacaaaaagggaTGCACAGGCCACGCTATTGTCTGCCTAA